DNA sequence from the Malus domestica chromosome 11, GDT2T_hap1 genome:
GGAATGCCTTGCAGTACTTCATGTATCAGATTCTTCGAGGGCTGAAATATATACACTCGGCGAATGTCATTCACAGAGACTTGAAGCCTAGCAACCTCTTGTTGAATGCTAATTGCGATCTTAAGATATGTGATTTTGGCCTCGCTCGTCCGACTGCAGAGAATGAGTTATTGACAGAGTATGTTGTGACGAGATGGTACAGGGCACCTGAGCTTCTGTTGAACTCTTCAGACTACACTGCCGCTATTGATGTGTGGTCTGTGGGTTGCATCTTTATGGAGCTTATGAATAGGAAGCCTTTGTTTCCGGGCAAAGATCATGTGCATCAGATGCGCCTATTGACAGAGGTAAGATGAATTACAGACAAGTATAAATAAAAGTTGAATTTGACATGACCGGACTTTGATTGTGTTATTTAagaatccccggtttagaagaAATGAAATGTGACTGTCCCTTAAAGTTCTCATTCTACATTTGTAATAAAGAAGTGCTGTGCCCAAACTAGAGCGGCTGCTGCGCATACATAAAGTACATAGCAATAAAACCCATGATGTTACACTACTGAATACTTCGTTGGAATCCCTACGTATCTGTACTAGTTAGTTGTGTTCTAAATTATTTAGCTATTTTTGGAAAGCAATATCTGCTGGATGAATACTAAtacatactttttattttgtgttaTAGCTTCTTGGGACACCAACTGAGTCTGATCTTGGGTTCGTTCGGAATGAGGATGCTAGAAGATATATAAGGCAGCTCGCCCAGCATCCCCGTCAACCATTGGAGAGGCTTTTCCCACATGTTAATCCAATGGCCATTGATCTTGTTGACAGAATGTTGACATTTGATCCTACTAGAAGGATAACTGGTAATTTCTATTCCCATGCCAATCTTTTGGTGCTTCCGACAAAAAATATGTATAGAATGTCTTCCACATTGAGGTCCTGATTGTGAGTTTTAATTGTGCAACTTGTGCTTCTGTAGTTGAACAAGCTTTAGCTCATCCTTACCTGGAAAGACTACATGACGTTGCTGATGAACCAATCTGCACTGAGCCGTTCTCCTTTGATTTCGAGCAACAGCCCTTGGGAGAAGAGCAAATGAAAGATATGATTTACAGAGAGGCTATTGCACTCAATCCAGAGTATGCTTAATATGAAAAGCAGCATTACTCGATTTCTATATCGACAAAATAGAAAGACTTGGACTTCCAGTGCTCTTTGATCAAAAAGGTTATTGTGATCAAAATATTGCAATCATCAGCGAGCTTTGTGTTCGAAGATTTAGTAGGCTGCTGATCAAGTAACCATGATCGTCCTATTTCATTACTTAGGTGTGTGCTGATTATTCAACAATGATTGCGCGTCGATTTTAATAGACCTCTATATTATTTTTGAGATCAGTTCCTCTTTGTTCTTTCCTTTTGGCTGTTGAACTTGTATTCTATTTATCTTGTttgtatctttatttttttcggtttttttgcTGTACCAACGTATCATGTATAGCACGATTGTATTGGCGGACCTAACTACGATTCAATAAATacctttatttatttcttgtgagggtaatttgggatttttgttcGCAAGTTATCGACCTTTTGTTTGATGGATCAATCTGATCAGTTCTCTTCTGGTTTGCTGTTCACCAGAAGGAAAATTCTGTATCATGTTGATTACCATAGATATTTTATAACACAATCTGCAATCCATGAGTAAGTGAATCCTCAAGAAGGAGAAATGTTTGAGCGTGTTTCTAATCTATTCGTGTTATGTGTTATAGCATGTGTATCTATTTATTAATCTCATACCTAGGACAAGAAATGTCAACCCTCGGTCCCTTGTTGTCTACctaggatttggatcctctctgaACCAATTGGTCGGGATCTTTTTTATCGCTGtttgtggaccgttggatttttatccaacggctacaattattataatttttaaaaggtctttctgtttgtagtcgttggataCAGATACCAATCAGGAGGATCCCGACCAATTGtctcggagaggatccaaatccatctACCTATACCATAACTTGTGGATTAATCTCCCCTACGTGACAGGTTACCCTGTCACACCCACAATTTTCCCTCCCTCATGAATTATTTAGAAGTTTTTTTAACTCACCTTTTGCTCTTACAGAGTTGAGTGGAGCTTACTAGatatttttctttgatgaaAGAATCTTCTCTTTGGtattaatataatataaatataatcctGTTGACcaaaatcaatcaaaactcaTTTCACATCAGTCCTTCTTGCCGGCTTAATTTGTTCTCTTGTCACTATTTTATCATTTCCAGCATTATTGGTATGGAGGCAGACCTCTACCCTTATGTAGGGGTGGGCGCGGTGCGGTTTGGTGCGCTTTCGagtgaaatcacaaccgaaatcgaaactttttgcggtgcggtgcggtgcggttttgaagccaaaaccgaaatgaaaccaaaccgtttggttctgttcggtgcggtttcaaacggtttcaaGCGGTTTCAAACTTAAATACAATCCCCCAAAACATGCACCCACTCTCTGCGACCAAACCCCTCTCCTCTTTccccaaaatcccaaaatcaCGCCCCCAAATCTCTGCGTCCAATATGAAAATGTATGTAAAACGAAAGTGAGAACCAATAGCAGAAATGTTCTAATCATGCAGTCTAAGCCACTCAGAGTTCGCCATCACCATTCTTTAACGCAAAATCTCATTGAAAATGTATGTAAACGAAAAGAACACCATTTTCAGCTACAACCTTACAAATGCAAACACATAAATGGCTTTGCTGCAGAATTTCAGCTGAAACTAACAGAGGCTGGGCaaatataaacaaacaaatcCAATCTCAACCTCTCTCTCACCGGaactcttctcttcttcttcctctcccttcccgccctcctcctccttcaaatCCAGCGTCTGCAACTCACCAGCtccgtcctcctcctccttcaaatCCAGCTTCTGCAACTCACCAACTCCGTCCTCATCCACCTTCTCTGTCGAATCCAGCTTCTGCAACTCATCAGGTTCTTCATCCCCCTCCTCCACCGGCTCTTTCAAATCCAGTTTCTGAAGCTCGTCGAGGACCGCATGATCTAGATCAGACGGTGTGGGATCGGGATCCGGGGAGGAAGGCAGAGACCCCTGGTCGGAATGAGCGTGGTTGGTGCTGGGGGTTTCGAGATTTGGGGGAACAACAGAGGTTGCTTCAGAGAGTGCCATTCTCCATCCACatttcaaaaccctaactttTTCAGATATGAAAATGAACTGAGTCTATCTTTGAccgagagggagagaaaaaTGGAGTTGGCAGAAGCAGTCGCTCGCAGGCAGGCAGGCAGAAGCAGTCGCTCGCAGGCAGGTAGGCAGGCAAAAGCAGATGCAAGCAGGCAGTCAGGTGATCAGGTCGCAAAGGCAGATGCGGAGATGCAAGGAGGCGGCGCAGAAGCAGTCACTGAAAGTGCAAACCCACTCGGTGCAAACCCAGAACCGCAAAACCAAATGTATAAGTATAACCTAGTTGAATgaactaaataaaaataaaaaagtgcggtttcggtttcggtttcggtgcggttttgaaaacccaaaaccgaaaccaaaccgttttgtgtgccgcggtttggttttgaaaccgaaactgtttcaaaaccgcaaaaccaaaccgtttggtgcggtttgattcgattcgtgtttcggtttcggttttcggtttcaagtgcccacccctacccTTATGTTTGGATGCATTTTTCATTCCTtcttattttgtgtggtcatgattaaatcatgtcaatattttatattaatttttttatagatataataagacaaaaaacaataaaaatataaaatgtgggaaattttatttacacccagtaaTCCTCTTTTCGCACCCAACTTAAAAATTTTGTCCCACAAACTTACCTTTTTACCCTCaaatacaaaatttacaaactttaaaaaaaaagaacacaaaCACGTAAACCCACCCAACCACCTACTATGGCAGTAATCGGATTTGATTCCGATTGTCATTACAAAAATTGTCACCACCGACCTACTCTTTATCTCGTCAATGTTCAATTCTTCGTGCTCATCTCTATAGTGGTGGTGACAAGGTCACGGTTGCACGTTGCAGCCTAGGTGAGCAGCGGCTGCGATTTGGAAGAAGGGGCACGATTTGGTCTGCCTATGGCGGAACTGACCAAATCcctaaacaaatttgggtttttattgATGACGGTGATCGGGGTGGCGAAAACCGCAGGAGCCACGAAAGTCCATCTCTTTCCGAAGATATCCCCGACCATAGAAGTCGGGCCGTTGGTCAATCCGGGTCGGGCGCTCTGGGTCGGAGCCTACTGGTGGGTCCAGGAGGTGGTTCTACTGATAGTGGGTTGTTGCCAGGCAGGTCGAGATTGGGCGGCGATGGTGGATGAGGAGAAAAAAGAGGTCTTATTCTTCTGGTCGTTGAGCAATTTGGATCGGCTCGATCCGAGACCCAGATCAAAGTTGAAGTTGGAATTCatggtaatgaaattgaaattgtTTACTATTCTGGATCAAAAGAAACAAGATTCGATTGCGTACCTAAGAGAAGAGAGTCTTCTCAAGGCCACTTCGACACACCCATTCGATAGTTTATAATATATTTCTATACCCATCTTTTCATTAGGGTATAATTggaatataaaattttaaaaaatattagtgGGTTTAGAGATAAGTTAactgggttcaaataaaatttcccataaaatgttgatgtggcttaactgtgaccgcACAAAAATAGAATTTTATGGGATAATTTCTGTGTATTCCATAATTCTCAATAAAAAGGTATGTACAACCCTAGTTACAAGAAAGGCAACAAATAAAGGACATAATACCTTTCCTAAAATTCGACTCTagtaattacaaaatatttacattcccTTTTCTACTAAATATTAACTTattccaatactccccctcaagttggagcatagatattactcatgcccaacttgacaagTGACTCACCAAACCTTCTACTGCACACTGCATGGGTAAGTACATCTGCAAGTTGTTCATCTGAGTTCACAAATGGTGTTGACACGATTTTCTTCTCCAgcttttctttgataaaatgtctaTCAACTTCAACATGCTTAGTCTTGTCATGCTGTACTGGATTCTCGGCTATCTCTCTAGCGGacttattatcacaatacaacttCATTGCCTCATTCTGTGTAAAACCAAGACTCTCAAGTAACTTTCGCAGCCAAAGCATCTCACATACACCATGTGCCATTCCCCTATATTCGGCTTTGGCAGAAGACCATGACACCACATTTTGCTTCTTGCTCCTCCACGTAACCAAATTACCTCCAACGAATGTAAAATACCCGGATGTAGACCTTCTATCAGTCACATCACCGGCCCAATCAGCATCCGTAAATCCCTTGATCCTCATATGCCTATGACACTTATACAAAACTCCTTTACCCGGAGCAGACTTTAAGTATGCCAAGATTTTCATCACTGCCTCCATATGATCTACACTTGGtgagtgcataaattgactaACCACACTTACCGCGTAAGCAATATCCGGACGagtatgagacaaataaatcaACCTCCCCACCAGTCTTTGATATCTACCTTTGTCGACCGGTTCCTGATCTGGATAAATCCCCAAATAATGTTTCTCTACGATAAGAGTGTCCACAGGTTTACACTCCAGCATGCCTGTTCCCTTTAATAAATCCAGAACATATTTACgttgagacaagaaaatacctctAGATGACCGAGCGACTTCCATTCCAAGAAAGTATTTTAAATCTCCCAAattcttcatctcaaactcggcAGCAAGGTTTTGTTCAagcttcatcatctcttctgAATCATCACCGGTTATTATCATGTCATCTACATAAATTATTAAGGCAGTCACTTTACCACTTCCCCATTTCACAAATAATGTATGATCCGAATGACTTTGATAATACCCAAACCTCCTCATAACCTGAGTAAATCTCCCAAACCATGCACGAGGtgattgcttaagtccatagagTGACTTTCACAATCTACATACTACGGTTTTTCCTCCGGCATTGTACCCCggaggaaaatccatatatacCTCTTCTTCTAAGTGCccatgaagaaaggcattcTTTACATCAAATTGTTTCAGTggccaattcaagtttgcagcTAAATAAATCAGAACACGTACCGTATTCATCTTCGCTACCAGAGAAAAAGTTTCCTGATAGTCAATACCATAAGTTTGAGTATACCCCTTTGCTACTAACCTTGCTTTATATCTATCTACCGATCTGTCTGCCTTGTATTTAATTGTAAAGACCCATCTACACCCAACCGGCTTCTTTCCTTTGGGTAGCTCCATTATTTCCCATGTACCATTTTTATGTAGTGCCATCATTTCCTCATCCATTGCAGCAGCCAATTTAGGACCTTCAAGGCCTCCTCCACTCGAGTTAGTGCTTGGAGTGCTTCCACATTATTTACCCAGGCTTGACGTTCCGGTGCAAGGTTCGAGCATGACACATAGTTAGCTATTGGATACTTCACTTTCCCTTTAGGAGAAAACCTGTTAGGAGGAACACCACGATTTTGCCTTGGCGGCAACTAATATGTACTCATAATATTATCTTGATTAGTTACATGAGCATTAGTAGTACTTACCTCATGAATATTCAAAGAAGACACATTGGGTGGCACTATCGAGCTCGAGAGAGAAGGGGTAGTGGGTTTGGTAGTTCCTTGCTGCTGAAGAGGTGTAACAGGTTCGGCAATATCACACTCGGCAGCAGCTCCCCCTCCTGCATTACACTCGGCATCCTGTGGAGATCCACTAGCTCCACTCACGGTATCCCCATTCACGGCATGCACGGCAAGGTCTTGCCGTGACACCTCTTCACTAACATTTGTATCACCAATTTCTCCCCCTACGCTACATATTTCCAACCATCTAAGATCACCACAAGTAGTCTCCCCCTGGTGATCGAAAAGTGGTGGAACCGAAGCATAAAAGAACTCGGACTCAGAAAAAGTAACATCCATGGTCACATACATATGGCGAGTTTCGGGGTGATAGCACTTATACCATTTTTGTTGAGgagaaaaacccagaaaaacacaTCGGTAAGCACACGGATCTAGCTTACTCCGATGAACCTTGTGAATAGGAACATAAACTACACACCTGAATACACGAGGAGGAAGATGATGACTCGATACAATGGGTACAAAATCTATCAACACTTGAAGAGGTGTTCTAAAGTCCACAACCCGGGAAGGCATACGATTAATGACATACACTGCATAGGTGACAGCTTCAGGCCAGAACCGTTTAGGAACTGACGCACCAATGAGCAAAGCATGGGCAGTTTCCAGGATATGGGGGTTATTTCTCTCAGCaacccattttgttgtggggtatgaGGACAAGTGGTCTCATGTAAGATTCCTTGATCCTGAATAAAACCGGACAACTCGGAACCAATATACTCTCATCCATTATCTGAGCGAAGAACTTTAATAACAGAGGAATATTGTGTAGCTACCATTTGAGAAAAGGACCGAAACACCATACTCACATCACTTTTGTTTTTCATCACATAAATCCACGTCATACGAGTACAATCATCCACAAAGGTAACAAACCATTTAACTCCAGATATAGTACTAACAGGAGAGGGACCCCAAACATCTGAATGCACAAGATCAAAAGGAAATAatcttttattcatactagGAGGAAATGAAACGCGATGACTCTTCGCGAGAATACATACTTCACAATGTAAGTCTGATTCTtttatttcataaaataaaCTAGGCAACATACGCCTTAAATAACCAAAGGAAGCATGTCCTAACCGACGATGCAATAACCAAACTTCTTGTAAATTATTAGTACGGGATGCTCGAACCATATTAGCTCTGCCAGGAACGacgtcatccacataatataatCCCTCTCTCTTAGTGCCACGCCCAATTATCTCCTTGGTCTGAATATCCTGAACCAAACAAAACATTGGATACATAAGTACAACACAATCTAATTGCTCAGTAACTTGAGGAATAGATAACAAATTATGAGACAACGAGGGAACAAGCAGGCAGTGATTGAGGGGAAGGG
Encoded proteins:
- the LOC103447833 gene encoding mitogen-activated protein kinase 3; translation: MADLTPSNGDFPAVPSHGGQYIQYNIFGNLFEITNKYRPPIMPIGRGAYGIVCSVLNSETKEMVAIKKIANAFDNHMDAKRTLREIKLLRHLDHENVIAIRDVIPPPLRREFSDVYIATELMDTDLHQIIRSNQGLSEEHCQYFMYQILRGLKYIHSANVIHRDLKPSNLLLNANCDLKICDFGLARPTAENELLTEYVVTRWYRAPELLLNSSDYTAAIDVWSVGCIFMELMNRKPLFPGKDHVHQMRLLTELLGTPTESDLGFVRNEDARRYIRQLAQHPRQPLERLFPHVNPMAIDLVDRMLTFDPTRRITVEQALAHPYLERLHDVADEPICTEPFSFDFEQQPLGEEQMKDMIYREAIALNPEYA